From a single Ailuropoda melanoleuca isolate Jingjing chromosome 12, ASM200744v2, whole genome shotgun sequence genomic region:
- the TMED6 gene encoding transmembrane emp24 domain-containing protein 6 yields MFPLLFGAGLVVLNLVTSARNQKTEPLSGSGDQLLFHGADRSDFAIMIPPGGTECFWQFAHQTGYFYFSYEVQRTLGMSHDRHVAATAHTPQGFLIDSSQNVRGQINFSTKETGFYQLCLKNQQNHFGSVQVYLNFGVFYEGPEMDHKQKNERKQLNDTLDAIEESTRKVQNNIFHMWRYYNFARMRKMADFFLLQSNYNYVNWWSTAQSLVIVLSGILQLYFLKRLFNIPKTTDTKKLRC; encoded by the exons ATGTTCCCTTTGCTCTTTGGGGCTGGACTGGTGGTTCTGAACCTAGTAACTTCTGCTAGGAACCAGAAGACAGAACCCCTTAGTGGCTCTGGGGACCAGCTGCTCTTCCATGGAGCAGATCGATCTGACTTTGCCATCATGATCCCTCCAGGAGGCACAGAATGCTTCTGGCAATTTGCCCACCAGACTGGATACTTCTATTTCAGTTACGAG GTACAGCGGACACTGGGAATGTCACATGACCGACACGTTGCTGCTACTGCACATACCCCACAGGGTTTCCTCATAGACTCCTCTCAGAATGTTCGAGGCCAGATAAACTTCTCTACCAAAGAGACAG GTTTTTATCAGCTTTGTctaaaaaatcagcaaaatcacTTTGGTTCTGTGCAAGTGTACCTCAATTTTGGAGTCTTCTATGAGGGACCTGAGATGGACcacaaacagaagaatgaaagaaaacaactgaATGATACTCTGGATGCAATTGAG GAGAGTACACGGAAGGTGCAGAACAATATCTTTCACATGTGGCGATACTACAACTTTGCCCGCATGAGGAAAATGGCtgactttttccttctccaatcAAACTATAACTATGTGAACTGGTGGTCGACAGCTCAGAGCCTTGTTATTGTTCTTTCTGGAATCCTGCAGCTGTATTTCTTGAAGCGTCTCTTCAATATCCCAAAGACTACAGACACAAAAAAGCTAAGATGCTAA